The Quercus robur chromosome 7, dhQueRobu3.1, whole genome shotgun sequence genome has a segment encoding these proteins:
- the LOC126690968 gene encoding uncharacterized protein LOC126690968 → MVRGYGGPVGAQRRGKAYRGGLGALLGNPKQPAKPAKWKPPSLDRYKINVDGVVFKEQRMADVGILIRDVEGHLIGACSRKFEAPLGVVEAEAKAMELGLLFARDLSIQDFTLESDLLTLINALQDMSPPPSSLAALVYSSVAMSHSFRCVDFSYVGRNGNRPAHLLARHALGIAELSVWVEETLCFLEQALNQDVVATSID, encoded by the exons ATGGTACGTGGTTATGGTGGCCCAGTGGGAGCACAGCGACGTGGAAAAGCTTATCGTGGTGGCTTGGGCGCTctg TTGGGAAACCCGAAGCAACCTGCTAAACCTGCAAAATGGAAGCCTCCCTCTCTGGATCGATACAAAATTAACGTGGACGGTGTTGTGTTCAAGGAGCAACGTATGGCCGATGTGGGGATCTTGATTAGGGACGTTGAGGGTCATCTAATCGGTGCATGTAGCAGGAAGTTTGAAGCTCCTTTGGGTGTCGTCGAAGctgaagccaaggccatggagTTGGGTCTTCTGTTTGCAAGGGATTTGTCCATTCAAGATTTCACTCTTGAGAGTGACTTGTTAACATTGATTAATGCGCTTCAAGACATGTCTCCTCCTCCATCATCATTAGCAGCGCTAGTCTATAGTTCAGTTGCCATGTCCCATTCTTTTAGATGTGTAGATTTCTCATATGTAGGTCGTAATGGCAATAGGCCAGCCCATTTACTTGCAAGACATGCATTAGGCATTGCTGAATTATCTGTTTGGGTTGAAGAAACTCTTTGTTTCCTTGAACAAGCTCTCAACCAGGATGTAGTTGCTACCTCTAttgattaa
- the LOC126691987 gene encoding non-specific lipid-transfer protein 1-like, with protein MARFAVSSMAFTAAVLVCMLVVASHVDASLTCAEVTNLLTPCISYAIFGGTVPPACCEGIKALNAASNTTQDHRAACSCIMDGLSKIPGINYELVGTLPQTCGTTCSYKITPTTDCSKVD; from the exons ATGGCAAGGTTCGCAGTTTCTTCTATGGCTTTCACAGCAGCAGTGCTTGTGTGCATGTTGGTTGTTGCTTCACATGTTGATGCAAGTCTAACATGTGCTGAGGTGACAAACTTGTTGACCCCATGTATCAGTTATGCCATTTTTGGAGGAACAGTTCCTCCAGCGTGTTGTGAAGGTATTAAAGCACTCAACGCTGCTTCaaataccacacaagatcacAGAGCCGCATGTAGTTGCATCATGGATGGTCTTTCAAAGATCCCAGGAATCAACTATGAACTAGTTGGAACACTTCCTCAGACTTGTGGCACTACTTGTTCCTACAAAATCACACCCACTACTGATTGTTCCAA GGTGGACTAA
- the LOC126691984 gene encoding UDP-glycosyltransferase 73D1-like, whose product MASQTCQPHFVLIPLMAQGHMIPMIDMARLFAERGVIVSLVTTPYNASRFDTIVHRAKESGLPLRLVQIEFSCQEVGLPIGYENLDILPSPNLLRKFYKALSLLQEPLEKHLEKQNPPPTCIISDKSLFWTSKTAQKFNIPRLVFHGMGCFSLLSSHNIKHYSAHQSVTSDSEPFVIPGLPQRIEITRAQLPGTFVTLPDIDDFRDKIQEAELTAYGVVVNSFDELENERIELYRKAINKKVWCVGPVSLCNKENLDKFERGNKAPIDAHQCLEWLNSMKPRSVIYACLGSLCRLVPSQLIELGLGLEASNQPFIWVIKTGPELEEWLLKENFEERIKGRGLLIRGWAPQVFILSHPAVGGFLTHCGWNSIIESMCSGLPMITWPLFAEQFFNEKLVVEILRIGIRVGVDIPVRWGDEERVGVLVKKDEVEKAIVMLMDEGEEGEKRRKKARELGDMARRAMEKGGSSQLNLSVLIEDIRRQSAQD is encoded by the coding sequence ATGGCCTCCCAAACTTGCCAACCTCACTTTGTCTTGATACCACTCATGGCACAAGGCCATATGATTCCCATGATAGACATGGCCAGGCTCTTTGCAGAGCGTGGCGTTATTGTTAGCTTGGTCACAACCCCTTACAACGCCTCAAGATTTGACACAATTGTTCATCGAGCAAAAGAGTCTGGGCTCCCACTTCGCCTAGTACAAATCGAGTTCTCATGCCAAGAAGTGGGACTTCCTATTGGGTATGAGAATCTTGATATCCTACCTTCACCAAACTTGCTAAGAAAATTCTACAAAGCTCTTAGCTTGCTACAAGAACCACTAGAAAAACACCTCGAGAAACAAAATCCCCCTCCAACTTGCATTATATCTGACAAGAGCCTGTTTTGGACGTCAAAAACAGCTCAAAAGTTCAACATTCCAAGGCTTGTTTTCCATGGGATGGGCTGTTTCTCACTTCTAAGCTCGCATAATATCAAACACTACAGTGCTCATCAATCGGTCACTTCTGACTCAGAACCTTTTGTGATTCCAGGACTGCCCCAAAGAATTGAAATAACAAGAGCCCAACTGCCAGGAACATTTGTTACACTTCCCGATATTGATGATTTCCGAGACAAGATACAAGAGGCTGAATTAACAGCTTACGGGGTTGTAGTAAACAGTTTCGATGAGTTAGAGAACGAGCGCATTGAGTTGTACAGAAAGGCTATTAACAAGAAGGTGTGGTGCGTTGGGCCAGTTTCTTTATGTAACAAGGAGAATTTGGACAAGTTTGAGAGAGGCAACAAAGCACCAATTGATGCGCATCAATGCTTGGAATGGCTTAACTCGATGAAACCAAGGTCAGTTATTTATGCTTGTCTAGGTAGTTTATGCCGCCTTGTTCCTTCACAACTAATTGAACTTGGGTTGGGTCTAGAAGCATCAAATCAGCCATTCATTTGGGTAATCAAAACAGGACCAGAGTTAGAGGAGTGGTTGttgaaggaaaattttgaagaaaggaTCAAAGGGAGAGGACTCTTAATCAGGGGATGGGCTCCACAAGTATTTATTCTATCCCATCCAGCAGTAGGAGGGTTCCTAACACACTGTGGTTGGAACTCAATAATAGAAAGCATGTGTTCTGGGTTGCCAATGATAACTTGGCCTCTGTTTGCCGAGCAATTCTTTAATGAAAAGCTAGTTGTCGAAATTTTGAGGATTGGAATTCGGGTAGGTGTGGATATCCCTGTGAGATGGGGGGATGAAGAGAGAGTTGGGGTGTTGGTGAAGAAAGATGAGGTTGAGAAGGCCATAGTTATGTTGATGGATGAGGGAGAAGAAggtgaaaagagaagaaagaaagcaagAGAACTTGGAGATATGGCAAGAAGGGCAATGGAAAAAGGAGGATCTTCTCAATTGAACTTGTCAGTGTTGATTGAAGATATAAGAAGACAGTCCGCTCAAGACTAA